The Elaeis guineensis isolate ETL-2024a chromosome 12, EG11, whole genome shotgun sequence sequence TTACATCTTGATAACATCTGAGATGcatcaggattttttttttttttttaattacaagATAATACTTTATATGCCAAGAAAACAAAAAGGTGGGAGTgcatcaataaaatatttttatatcctGCAGTTATCCATATGGCTCTTTTCCATCTTTATTACCTTAGCTTAGCTATTAACGTGCCATTTTAATTGTCCAATGTGAAAACAAATCTTTTGCTCTTTAGAAATGTTGACACTAACTTTGGAAATAATTTCCTTTGTTTTAATGTATGTCTGTAATCAGGAAAGTCGTGGCTGTTGAAGAAGACCCAATAGAGCAAGCTGCTGCTGCACGCCGTGAGAGGATTAAGGCTCTTAGGACAGCAAAAGAGCTTTTAGACATGCCTGATGAAGGTCCAGTGCACAACCATAGCAATGCAGAAGACTCTGAGGAAAATGAAGAAGACAAGTAATTTCTTCTGTTCCCTGCTGCTCTGTGAGCAATTATGTATACACAATGagctaaattatttttctttatccAATAGATTATTTCCTTTTCAGTTGCTTACGACCTATCTGAATTGCTGTTTCAAGAGATGCTTATTTGTTCTGCTGTTAAGCTTTAACTTACATCAAAATTCTTATTGGCATCAGAAATGCAATTCTGTAGTGTATATAAAAAGGGATGGAGTCTCCTTGCTTCTGCTGAGAGCATCATGTTTCAAATCTTGAACAACAGGACGATCGCTTCATGATAACTATTCTGATTAaaaaacatatattttttatgtgaaattCCTTAGCATTAGGTTTACACGTTTTAGGAGAGTATTGATAATGAGTAATACAAAATATTACATGATATAATCATGCTTATAACTTGTATCAAATGCTTACCATGCTTTAGGACAAGTTTCCTAGTAAACACAAACTTTTTCAGTGTTCTCTTAGTATTGTGACGAAATTATGAAGTATCTCTCCATGAGTACTTGTATGGTACCAGAAAATGACTTTGCTAGATGGTGGTTCAGGTTATTTTAATCCTACAATTCTGATCTTCTTACACACTTCCATTTCCAGCAATGAAATAAAGATTCCACTTTATGGTTacaattttctcatttttttttaatgtttagaCTTTATCTAATCTATCAAGGTTTAACCTTTAATAGGAGCACTGGGATTTTTAATTCCATTTATTTACTCTCCCTCAGTTATGCAGTCATGATGCTTAGCAAAAGGGGGTAGGATGGTGGAAGAAAGCAATGTTAAAGAAGATTTAGTgtgtttattatttataaatgagTTACGCAATGACATATTGATCAACATCTTTCTCCTTCTACCTCTTTTGTTTTTCTGTTCTTAATCTTGCTTTTTTCATTCTAATTCGTCATCCTCCTCACAGAAAAGCAACCTCTATTTTTTCTTACTttaccctcttcttcttttcttaagAATCATTTACTCCCTGTGTTCTTCCTTGACCCTTgctgattttcttctttcttatctCTTACCTCCCTCCTGCTAAAAAATTTCTACGTCTCCTTGCTTCTCTAGACAATCCTTCCTTTTACCTTTTTATAGAAAATTATGTAAGCAGATTAGAAATCTGAATCTCATCATCATAACCACTTATTCCTAGAGGCACAGATAAAATGTGTCAATGAcctttctcatctttttctttcgCTTGGTTTCTAGATATCCTACTGTTTTAATCAATACATTACTTCATATGCATTTACATAAATTTGATGACAGATTTGTTATTGTTATCTGGCTTAACTTGTCATGATATTGATAGGATTTCTGACACGAATTTGTTTGTGAAGAATTCTGAAGCGGAAGGTGCATGAAGTCTCTGAAAGATAATCACTACAACTTCTATGAGCTGCACCATCCAGTTAAAGCACATTGACTAAGAGACGAGTTATGCTCCAACTGGAGGTGATAATTCAAGCTAGAGAAAGTTCCATGTCTAAATATATTGGAGAATGAAAATGAGGAGGACATATTTGAAAAACTTTAGTTGCTTAGAATCTTTCAAGGTGAAAATGGTTAAATTTTAGTTATATAGGAATTTGCATTTGAAGGGGGAAGTACAGGTTTTTATTTTGAGGATTCCTATCTGAGTAGGGTTGATGTTATGAAGTCTAAGATCAGTGTTACAGTTTCGACTAGAAAAGTCTTGGAGTTATTTGTATTATGTCATGATGTAGTTTTAATCTTTATTCATGTTGTTGAATGGACCTTTGGATTTTGTGATTTGGAATTGGTTGGTTGATTGTAACATGAGGTTACCATTGGAGGCTTCTTTTAGACATTGCTTCAAGGTGAACTTTAGGTTGAGGGAATAAGGTTTAGGATTTTTCAGTATCCAAGTTTGTTCTTTCAAAAAGAAGCTATCATTGTTATTGTATTGTTATTATAAGCAGAATCATTTTTTATCATGAATCCTCTGTAGTGCAGATCAGAATCTTAAGAGTCCTTTTGTGCATATTCTTCTTTATATTTCTTttgtcctctctctttcctcttttaaTTTTCACAAAGATAACATGCTTAACTTTATGTTCCATTTCATTTTCATTTCCAATTGTCATATATTACAgggttttcttttctttcttgattAAAAGATTCTGAAAGTATTCATTTTATTCACTGAATATTGTCATCgcttgataattatttttttgcatattcttctttatatttcttttgtcctctctctttcctcttttaaTTTTCACAAAGATAACATGCTTGACTTTATGTTTCATTTCATTTTCATTTCCAATAGTCATAATATATTACAgggttctctttcctttctttattAAAAGATTCTGAAAGTATTCATTTTATTCACTGAATATTGTCATCgcttgataattatttttttatttaacagcATTCCGAATATGAAGTTCAGAAACTACCTTCCTCATGACAAACAGCTTCAAGAAGGCAAGGTGGCACCAGCTGTCTTACCCAAGTTTGAAGACCCTGTCGCTGCTGTGCCCTCAGCACCTGAGAAAATTGAGGTATTCAATAATGTCAGAAGCTGAAAGTGCAACAGATTCATGTGCAACTTTGGTCACTCAACGTGGTTAAATTTCAAAATGCAGGACCCTTTTGTAAATATTGCTCCAAAGAAGCCTAACTGGGATCTCCGTAGAGATGTGCAGAAGAAGCTAGACAAACTTGAAAGGCGCACGCAGAAAGCAATATACCAGCTCATGCGTATGCACTTGCTTTCAGGAGATGGATGTGTTTTATCTCTTTATCTCTGTGTGCATGCATGTCCGCGGAAGAGTGTGCGCGCGTCCATGTGTGTGTGTTTGCATGTGTGCGTccatgtctgtgtgtgtgtgtttttgcATGTCTTTGtatcttttttctcatttttataaccttttgcagaagaacaagaaaaagagaaagaggcccTGGAGGCAGAAAATGGCGAGGCCGAAGACTAGTGGTGGGGCGTGGAATTGATTGGGGACTCGAGTAATTGTCTCTAGAATTCTGAAGTTTCAGAGGGAAAATGGTGGGTAAAAGAGGGCACTTGCAGTGAGTGATATATCATGGAAACTTCTGTACTGGTTGACGGGGCTTGAAGAACAACAATGTGGGGTTAATTAGCATGAGATGCAGATTCAGTGTAGTGCCTGTTGCATGACAAATGAAAGGACAGCACGCCGTTTTGTGCACCACGACGCTGAAACTTCCTGGTGTCCTTGGGCTTGTTAGTATGACCATACATGGCATCTTTACATGGATGGTGTCTCTATTTATGAATATGGGATGGACAAGTTTGCAGATGGGAATGGAAGTGGATTTCATCCATGTACGAGTAAAACCACTTTTTGGtcttgccttttttttttatttttttgattccaTTCATTCACAAGCAGCTTCTTCTGTCTCTTGATTGGACACTGAAGGGTCGTTAGCTTGTCGAAGCTATTTTCAGGTTAGTGCTTGAAAACTTGTTCTACCTTCAATCTTGGAGTCCAAGTGAGAGATCCCGTTAAAGAAGATACTTATGGTATACCGTGCTCATTTTGAGAatgggccaaaaaagaaaaaaaaaaaagcctctaAGTATTAATACTGTCAAAATGGGTTAGTTCGGTTCGATCCAATCTGGCCCATAAGGGTTTAAAATTTAATGGGCTGAATCAGGTTAGGTCTAATTAAAAAATGAGACACAATATAGGTGGTTCGGTCTAATCCTTTAAAGACTGTAGGTCGGGCTGGGTTAGTCCATGGGTCTTGAATCTCAAATGACTGAAGAGTGAAAAAAAGAGAGGCAGAGAGTTCGAGAGGTGGAGAGTTTCGAGCGGTTGAACTTGGAGAGTGGAGAGAAATCGAGAGAGCCTGGAGAAAGGTCGGAGGTGGTGTGGATCTGACTCGGAGAGTGGAGAGATCAAGAGAGTTCGAGGATGAGGTGCCGTGGTCGGATTTGACTCGGAGGTGGCGGTATctcgagcttggagagtggagagagatcgagagagTTCGAGGAGGAGCTGAGGTCAGATTTGACTCAGAGGTGGcgatgaggaggaggagaaggagggggTTTGCTTGGAGGTTAGATGGAGGGGCATCCGTCGGCGGAAGGGAGGAGGGGCTCGAAGGAGGGGGATTGCCAAAGGTTAGATGGAGAGGCGTCCATTAGTGGAAGGGAGGAGGGGGCTGGCGTATCTTGATTCGTGATTAGACTCAGAGGTCAGAGGCGGCGGCACTGACGATGAAGAGGAGGAGGGAGGATTTGTACAGTTGGGAGGCGAAAGAGAGAGGAATCGGCGGAGGCGGTTGTCTTGCTGGTCTGCGACAGCGGTCGGCGATGTGGGGCAATGGGGTTCAGGAGCcagagattaaaaaataaatatgattttttaatttttttttaaagttttcatGATCCACTCGGGTTAGTCCGATCCAACCCTTTGGGCTGATGTGGGGTGGGCTAAACAGATCCGATTGTTATTTGGGCTATTCATATGGCTGCCCAGCCCATCCTATTTACAAGACTGGGCTGGGTTGGTCCTGTGGGCTAAGTCCATTTTAACAGCCCTATTAAGCATCTTTTGATAAGATCTATCAattaaattttagcaaaatagaaaatagaataaatattaaaataaaataaatctaaaatgtcTGTTATTTATTAAGCATGACGGTGTTTTAGAGCAAGATGTGCTCGAGTTGGCATTCTTTTGTCATTCTAGACGGGCAAGGTTAAATAGAACCATTTAACAGATGCTTTAATTTGCCCGCTGACGTCGTGCATGTCAACACTGCTTCTGTAGCACGCATGTTTGGCTGCTCGAAAAAATTGTCGCTCTAGGCAGTTTCTGGTCTCGCAACAAATTCTCAAAATTAGGGAAAACACTGTGCCGCTTATGATCCTTCCATACCAGGGATCTTTCCATTTTAGCGAAGGATTTGCAACTTGTTAAGTCCCTATTATATGTCTGATTTGCCCGCTCCATGGAACATATAGTTTTAAGTTTCGAGATTTCCTTACAATGGAGTGCCATGAATCACGTCCCCAAGTTGTTAACCAATCGTAGCAGTAGAGTTTGCTTGCCTATCATCATTAATCAGattaatcattctaaacatgattgcACATGCATAAATCCCAACTCCTGTAATGCCGGGcacagtacaaaaaaaaaaaaaaaaaaaaaaattcttggtcAGTTAAATGGATAGAAAaaccctttcctttttctttcttttttttttcccataaTTTACATTTCACATGCAATATAAAACACTAGTAAACGACAACAACGTCCCATAACAAGCAAGTTTTGCGAGGACTTCAATATTTTGGAAACAAAAAGTGGGGTTGCGGTGGTGGCGGCGCTGGCGGTGGCTATTAATTAACCACACATTGTTGCTGATAGAACATGGCTCTCCCGGGTGTAGACATACAGCTCTGTTACAGGTCAACTGGTGCTCTTCAAATGCGACAGCTCCATATGATCTGGGCTTTCTGTTGTGATCATTTTATTCGTTCCAAGAGGGATCCAACGAAGGAAGTTGATAATCATCAGGTTTGAGAGCCACTGCAAAATCTGGCAATGTTGGTGCTGTCTCAAGGACCCTGCAAATGCCACCAAGATGACTGGGTTTCAGCAGCCTGTTCGTGATGATCAGTAGTCTTCCATTTGTGCATCAATGTATAGGTTGTGCCACTCTTGGTGGGGAAAAAGGTGTAAATATGGTATCGGCCACACTAAAATATTTGTAGTTCAGGGTtcatgctacaaaaatatttggCAGTATAAATTGCCAAGTGGAAAAGAGACGCAAATATGTTATAGGCCACAAATATTTTACTTCATGTTACAGAGGTCTGGGCGGTGCAAATTGCCATGATCGGAATTTGCATTTATAGATTCGCTTCAAGTTAACATCCACAATGTAGGGTGCATGTTCATGTCATTCTGTATGTATAATGTGAAAAGACTAACCATTTGCTCATGCATGCCAACTCGATTTTATCTTTCTCAGGTACACATCTTAATAACGCATCTTAGTTGAATAAATAGAGGTCCTAAAAGAATGAAATTATGAAAGAATATTGAGTTCCACAGAGAAATATGTTATTATGGACTAATAATGTCAGAAAAGGTGGTTAGAAGTAAATGGCATAAACCAGAAGGATAATGTTGAGAATAGTTAGTCCAATGGAAAGAGGTTGATGGCACATACACATTATATGTGCAAATTTGCATTTGTAAAGTTTGAAGCTCGGTGAATAATAGTGTTGAGGAAGGAATCAGCTCGTACAAAATATTCTCTAGGTTAAAAACTGTATTGAAATGATTGCCGGTTGACTTTAGGAGAGAATTAGTTCAAACATCTTAAGTTGAACTGCAGACTTACCTCTCGTCACTGTAGAGGTCCCTATTGATGCGAACCTTGCTGGATGCATATTTGGGGATCTTCTCGGAAAGATACTTTGCGGTTCCCCAGCTAGGGGGATTCCTATCGAGAAACCAACAATTACAGATGTGAGATATGATATAATCCcacaattttaaatgatgaatccCTACTATCAATATGGACCATAATTTGATTTCAGACTCTGGCAGGGAAACATATTTATACCAGTAGAAAGGCAAGAAAACAACGgtacatgaaaaagaaacaaaatttgggacaatgaaaagtaaagaaaaagaatatttgCAGCATGTAATAAAGCAAGCTTTAATCATAAGCAGCAGCCAGTTTAGTACTACCACATAATAATATTTCAGATGATAATTAGCTGAATGTAGCATTGATATCAACCAAATTATTGCTGGTGTAAGGCTAGATGAGGGAAATGAAATTACTATGACAAAAATTGCCCTTAAGTCTAATAAGTGATCATGATGAAAAATGCAACTATTCCCCAAATGCACCCTCTTTCATGGAGTACTTACAACTCCAGGTCAGAAGCAtattcaataaagaatgattagcTGACATTTAGgctatcaagaaaataataaaggGCAATGTATGCTACAGCAAAATAGCAAAAACCAAAGGACACAGATCCatcaaaacccaagtaaaataggAAGGATATCGATTACGTTGATGCAGGAGGCACTGCATTGAAGGCTTCGCAAGCCCTTTTGCTTTCTTTGAGGAACTCTTCTGCTGCTTGCAGAGCAGCTATAGCCATCCCGTGGGACTTCTCTGTGTTCCCTTCATCAAGGATTAGCCCATGGTAGAAATATGCAGCTGCCTGTGATGAGGAGAAGGATTTTTAAATATATGTCATCAAGTCTAAAAATGATATGCTAAAAGGAGGCAGGTAACTATCAGAAATTGCAGTTATAGAAAACAAAAGATAAAAAGATAAGAACTTTTGAATCTATGCTGGAAGCAAGCAAGTGCACTTAGAAGGATAATatgtttcttttttaaaaaaagacaagaatatataaaatattaattgtgACTTTTCTTTCTTGTTTAGATATTTTAACATGATTAACAAGCTAATAGATTGTATATCATCATTAATTGCTATCCAAACCCATCTTCTCTACAATAGCTTCTTGACAATTGCATGGTCCATATTTTGAATGCACATCCTATCGATCAAGAAATTTTCCTCATTGTAACCAACTACTTGAACCAACATATAAGTATCTTAAGTTTGCACTGTCTCTGGGAAGGGTGCTCACTCAAGTCCACAATGAATTGTAGCAGGAATGTTTATACACACACAAAAGAATGTGATGCGAAAATCTATTCTTAGCGAAACAGTTCAACATCTGATTATCAGTAAATTACCAAATGAATGCTCTGTAAATCAagcaaataaaacaaaaaaacaatTAACTACCTTTGCTTCAGCATATTTCCACTTAATAAAGAGATGATGCTTCCGGCCCCAACCATCGGTTAATGGAACCTGCATGATGCTGTCATGGGCCTGCCAACACTGAAATATTTCAGTACATATCATTTTGTACCTGCTTATACAAAACATATTTACACTAATATGGCATCTAAGCAAAAATTTGGTACATATCTCGTACAGGAGAGACCCAACCATGATATCACTCGTGAGCAAGTTGATGATAGGataaaaaaatgaagagagaTCACATGGACCAAGCAGCTACAGTTCAGCAGGATAGTGGAGATCCCTAGATAGCATGATTTTATTCACAGAAACCTAAACATCATATAATACTGCAAGTGCAACAAAGATTGAAGTCAACGCAGAAATAAACAATATACACAGGATGTTATGTAAATGTGGGAAGAAAGTCTTGCTAAATTCAAAGTATGGAGCAAGCATTGCATTCAAGTTAAAGAAAGCAAATTAAGGAGCAGATGCAAGCATTATGCATTCAGTGCCCACTTCTTGAGGATGACAAGAATTTGAAGTAGATTAATTTCTTCATGTGGAAAGGGGTAGGTGACAACATTG is a genomic window containing:
- the LOC105055465 gene encoding uncharacterized protein, which codes for MTTEEDSIDQASSARRERLKALRAAKEYLSTPDDGPVQDENKEEGPVDVHGDRKVVAVEEDPIEQAAAARRERIKALRTAKELLDMPDEGPVHNHSNAEDSEENEEDNIPNMKFRNYLPHDKQLQEGKVAPAVLPKFEDPVAAVPSAPEKIEDPFVNIAPKKPNWDLRRDVQKKLDKLERRTQKAIYQLMQEQEKEKEALEAENGEAED